A region from the Cryptosporangium arvum DSM 44712 genome encodes:
- a CDS encoding response regulator transcription factor — MRVLVVEDEVRLAGALKRGLQAEGFVVDVAHDGQDGLERTRQNEYDAVVLDVMLPRLSGYRVVQALRADRNWVPVLMLSAKDGEYDQADGLDAGADDYLTKPFSYVVLVARLRALLRRGAPERPVALSAGDLVLDPASKRVTRGEVEITLTAREFALLEYLMRHAGEVVSKVELLEHVWDLYDTGEANVVEVYIGYLRRKIDQPFDRRAVTTVRGAGYRLEPDGG, encoded by the coding sequence GTGCGGGTATTGGTCGTCGAGGACGAGGTTCGGCTGGCCGGAGCACTCAAACGTGGTCTGCAGGCCGAGGGGTTCGTCGTCGACGTCGCCCACGACGGCCAGGACGGCCTCGAGCGCACCCGGCAGAACGAGTACGACGCGGTGGTGCTCGACGTCATGCTCCCGCGGCTGTCCGGTTACCGGGTGGTGCAGGCGCTGCGCGCGGACCGCAACTGGGTTCCGGTGCTGATGCTCTCGGCCAAGGACGGCGAGTACGACCAGGCCGACGGGCTCGACGCCGGCGCCGACGACTACCTGACCAAGCCGTTCTCCTACGTGGTCCTGGTGGCCCGGCTCCGGGCGCTGCTGCGCCGGGGCGCGCCCGAGCGGCCGGTGGCGCTGAGCGCCGGTGACCTGGTGCTCGATCCGGCGTCCAAGCGCGTCACCCGGGGCGAGGTCGAGATCACGCTCACCGCGCGGGAGTTCGCGCTGCTGGAGTACCTCATGCGGCACGCCGGTGAGGTGGTCAGCAAGGTCGAGCTGCTCGAACACGTCTGGGACCTGTACGACACCGGCGAGGCCAACGTCGTCGAGGTGTACATCGGTTACCTGCGGCGCAAGATCGACCAGCCGTTCGACCGCCGGGCGGTGACGACCGTGCGCGGGGCGGGCTACCGGCTCGAGCCGGACGGCGGATGA
- a CDS encoding LolA family protein: MSPRDSGAPPPERSPQDHHPEPEVLSGSSWNSGATVPPRRPLFVRRPALRWAFPAAVLVVALTIGGVSRFLTAADASPALPPRTAAQLLVDLQTAVPHPLSGTVVQKSDLGLPNFSGSGSQGSSDFTSMLTGTHTLRVWYGGEDKQRVALVGSLGESDVVRNGNDVWTWSSQKNEATHTRLTDEDLKKVQPSGTPLPSTPQEAADQALAAISPTTEVTTDGTAKVAGRAAYELVLKPKDRASRVGQVRLAIDADKKMPLRVQLYARDASKPAFEVGFTQVSFSAPDPAQFTFTPPPGATVNEQPVAAAEHPAIKDRLTVVGSGWTRVGILSGLGSSGSGDDRAKSMLDLLPKVSGSWGSGRLLESDLLCAVLTDDGRLVFGAVDPERLYEAAKR, translated from the coding sequence ATGTCTCCGCGGGATTCCGGGGCACCGCCGCCCGAGCGGTCCCCGCAGGACCACCACCCGGAACCGGAAGTACTCAGCGGGTCGAGCTGGAACTCCGGCGCGACCGTGCCGCCCCGGCGGCCGCTGTTCGTACGGCGTCCAGCGCTGCGCTGGGCGTTCCCGGCCGCCGTGCTGGTAGTGGCGCTGACCATCGGTGGCGTCAGCCGGTTCCTGACCGCCGCCGACGCCTCTCCGGCCCTGCCTCCGCGCACCGCGGCCCAGCTCCTGGTGGATCTGCAGACGGCGGTCCCGCACCCGCTGTCCGGCACGGTCGTCCAGAAGTCCGACCTCGGTCTGCCGAACTTCTCCGGCTCCGGCTCGCAGGGCAGCTCGGACTTCACGTCGATGCTGACCGGCACCCACACGCTGCGCGTCTGGTACGGCGGGGAGGACAAGCAGCGGGTCGCGCTGGTCGGCTCGCTCGGTGAGTCCGACGTCGTCCGCAACGGCAACGACGTGTGGACCTGGTCGAGCCAGAAGAACGAGGCGACGCACACCCGGCTCACCGACGAGGACCTGAAGAAGGTCCAGCCGTCGGGTACCCCGCTGCCGAGCACCCCGCAGGAGGCGGCCGACCAGGCGCTGGCCGCGATCTCGCCGACCACCGAGGTCACCACCGACGGCACCGCGAAGGTCGCGGGCCGGGCCGCGTACGAACTCGTGCTGAAGCCCAAGGACCGCGCCAGCCGCGTCGGCCAGGTACGCCTGGCGATCGACGCCGACAAGAAGATGCCGCTGCGGGTCCAGCTCTACGCGCGGGACGCGTCGAAGCCGGCGTTCGAGGTCGGCTTCACCCAGGTCTCGTTCTCGGCGCCCGACCCGGCGCAGTTCACGTTCACACCGCCGCCCGGTGCGACCGTCAACGAGCAACCGGTGGCCGCGGCCGAGCACCCCGCGATCAAGGACCGGCTGACGGTCGTGGGCTCCGGCTGGACGCGGGTCGGCATCCTGAGCGGGCTGGGCTCCTCCGGATCGGGCGACGACCGGGCGAAGTCGATGCTCGATCTGCTGCCGAAGGTGAGCGGCTCCTGGGGCAGCGGCCGTCTGCTGGAATCCGACCTGCTCTGCGCCGTGCTGACCGACGACGGCCGGCTGGTGTTCGGCGCCGTCGACCCCGAGCGCCTCTACGAGGCGGCGAAGCGGTGA
- a CDS encoding ABC transporter ATP-binding protein, which yields MASAVERPHKRFTDAADAHAVTTTGLTKQFRGGQVAVDHIDLAVPTGAVYGFLGPNGSGKTTTIRMLLGLTRPTAGTHRLLNGRMPEDAATLLPRVGALVEGPAFHPHLSGLDNLRRLDAVDRTADPTTARARIGAALDRVGLTPAGRKKYRAYSLGMRQRLGLAAALLRPRDLFVLDEPTNGLDPQGTREVRTLIAELSAAGTTVMLSTHLLAEVEQVCTHVGVMNSGRLVAQAPLAELRAGTATRVEVETDRPVDAIATMQRLELPDIVVQGHRVGAALGELPSDRVVAALVYDGVPVQGFRVVVPDLESVFVGLTGEGFDVSG from the coding sequence ATCGCGTCCGCGGTCGAGCGTCCGCACAAGCGTTTCACCGACGCCGCGGACGCTCACGCGGTCACCACCACGGGTCTGACGAAGCAATTCCGTGGTGGGCAGGTGGCGGTCGACCACATCGACCTCGCCGTGCCCACCGGCGCGGTCTACGGCTTCCTCGGGCCGAACGGCTCGGGCAAGACGACGACGATCCGGATGCTGCTCGGCCTCACCCGGCCCACCGCGGGCACCCACCGGCTGCTGAACGGTCGGATGCCCGAGGACGCCGCCACGCTCCTGCCGCGGGTGGGGGCGCTGGTCGAGGGGCCGGCCTTCCACCCGCACCTGTCCGGGCTCGACAACCTCCGCCGCCTGGACGCGGTCGACCGCACGGCCGACCCGACGACCGCGCGCGCCCGGATCGGGGCCGCGCTGGACCGGGTCGGGCTCACCCCGGCCGGGCGGAAGAAGTACCGGGCCTACTCGCTGGGCATGCGTCAGCGGCTCGGGCTCGCGGCCGCCTTGCTGCGTCCACGCGACCTGTTCGTGCTCGACGAGCCGACGAACGGACTGGATCCCCAGGGCACCCGCGAGGTCCGGACGTTGATCGCGGAACTCTCCGCGGCCGGCACCACCGTGATGCTCTCCACCCACCTGCTGGCCGAAGTCGAGCAGGTCTGCACGCACGTCGGGGTCATGAACTCCGGGCGGCTGGTCGCCCAGGCGCCGCTGGCCGAGTTGCGCGCGGGTACCGCCACCCGGGTCGAGGTCGAGACCGACCGCCCGGTGGACGCCATCGCGACGATGCAGCGGCTCGAACTGCCCGACATCGTGGTGCAGGGGCACCGGGTCGGCGCGGCGCTCGGTGAGCTGCCGTCCGACCGGGTGGTCGCCGCCCTGGTGTATGACGGTGTTCCGGTCCAGGGCTTCCGCGTGGTGGTTCCGGACCTCGAATCGGTGTTCGTCGGGCTCACCGGGGAGGGCTTCGATGTCAGCGGCTAA
- a CDS encoding sensor histidine kinase: MSLLRLPVRWWRRARLGTRLVALATAAVVVALALSTVVLVVVLKSTLERALDAAARQTGEDVAALVEADNLPNPIPAGGTTVVQVIDPTGRVLAASAGADRLVPMLPKDELALVKRDEERYEPGYRFGVKDVVRVVAVAAGDKTVLVAIPAGEVHESVRVVRVGLLSGYAVLLVLLVVLAWRMVGAALRPVEALRRGAEAIASGGESPRRDTGRLPLPRAQDEIFRLAVTLNTMLGRLDAARARQRAFVADAAHELRSPLASLRTQIEVAEVTSVPAEPADLLADVERLTRLVDDLLLLARMDDAPAGGHPAARRPAEPVEMSVVADVAVARSAGARVPVERVDRPGAASAVVEGDEDALTRVVTNLVENAARYAETRVEVRVGAADDRAWLEVVDDGPGIPAVDRERVFARFTRRDDARDRGSGGAGLGLAIAREIVRHHGGTIELSDASPHGLLATVRIPLSHPE, from the coding sequence ATGAGCCTGCTCCGGCTGCCGGTCCGGTGGTGGCGGCGGGCCCGGCTCGGCACCCGGCTGGTCGCGCTGGCCACCGCGGCGGTGGTCGTCGCGCTGGCGCTGAGCACGGTGGTGCTCGTCGTGGTGCTGAAGTCGACGCTGGAACGCGCGCTGGACGCGGCGGCCCGGCAGACCGGCGAGGACGTCGCCGCGCTGGTCGAGGCCGACAACCTGCCCAACCCGATCCCCGCAGGCGGCACGACGGTCGTCCAGGTGATCGACCCGACCGGCCGGGTGCTGGCGGCCTCCGCGGGCGCCGACCGGCTCGTGCCGATGTTGCCGAAGGACGAGTTGGCGCTGGTCAAGCGGGACGAGGAGAGGTACGAACCCGGCTACCGGTTCGGGGTGAAGGACGTCGTCCGGGTGGTCGCGGTCGCCGCCGGTGACAAGACCGTGCTCGTCGCGATCCCGGCCGGGGAGGTGCACGAGTCGGTCCGGGTCGTGCGGGTCGGCCTGCTGTCGGGGTACGCGGTGCTGTTGGTGCTGCTCGTCGTGCTCGCCTGGCGGATGGTGGGCGCGGCGTTGCGTCCGGTGGAGGCGCTGCGGCGGGGCGCGGAGGCGATCGCGTCCGGCGGGGAGTCGCCGCGCCGGGACACCGGCCGGTTGCCGCTGCCGCGGGCCCAGGACGAGATCTTCCGGCTCGCGGTCACGCTGAACACGATGCTCGGCCGGTTGGACGCCGCCCGGGCCCGGCAGCGCGCGTTCGTCGCGGACGCGGCGCACGAGCTGCGCAGCCCGCTCGCCAGCCTGCGCACACAGATCGAGGTCGCCGAGGTGACGTCGGTGCCGGCCGAGCCCGCCGATCTGCTGGCCGACGTCGAGCGGCTGACCCGGCTGGTCGACGATCTGCTGTTGCTCGCCCGGATGGACGACGCCCCGGCCGGTGGACACCCGGCGGCCCGGCGTCCGGCCGAGCCGGTGGAGATGTCGGTCGTCGCGGACGTGGCCGTGGCGCGGTCGGCCGGTGCGCGTGTCCCGGTGGAGCGGGTCGACCGGCCCGGCGCGGCTTCGGCGGTCGTCGAGGGCGACGAGGACGCGCTGACCCGGGTCGTCACGAACCTGGTCGAGAACGCGGCCCGCTACGCCGAGACGCGCGTCGAGGTGCGGGTGGGCGCGGCCGACGACCGCGCGTGGCTGGAGGTCGTGGACGACGGGCCGGGGATCCCGGCGGTCGACCGGGAGCGGGTGTTTGCCCGCTTCACCCGCCGCGACGACGCCCGGGACCGGGGCAGCGGTGGAGCGGGGCTCGGGCTGGCGATCGCCCGCGAGATCGTGCGGCACCACGGGGGGACGATCGAGCTCTCCGACGCGTCACCGCACGGTCTGCTGGCAACGGTGCGGATTCCGCTGTCACATCCGGAGTAG
- a CDS encoding RidA family protein: MSEPRRRPDPLTDPLGALESPDPLGGERPSRRERRASFGDPDEITPGRAVARREDPSRGAAREGRRSHSDELERPRRVPQQRRPEPADDEYDGRVLPRRPDRPRGADDSLRRSGEITDRPRSAPDPGERPRRSIDAPDRPRGVADTGDRMRRSGEITDRPRGSADTGDHLRRSGEITDRPRGVSDTGERARTAARASVPVAGRAVVGEPMRPDAAQRTSGRIVSVPERARSARSAPAVSRTPTGEPEAIRRINPFDLPAPRGYSHATIATGQLVFLAAQCGVDLDGRIVDGGLVSQFDRAVQNLLSALAAAGGSAEHLVSITVQVTSIDDYKASSRPIGHVWRARLGGLMPALSVSEVRRFWDAEAEIQIAAQAVLP; encoded by the coding sequence GTGAGCGAGCCTCGGCGGCGTCCGGACCCGCTGACCGATCCGCTCGGGGCGTTGGAATCGCCGGATCCGCTCGGCGGTGAGCGGCCTTCCCGGCGCGAGCGGCGGGCGTCGTTCGGTGATCCCGACGAGATCACGCCGGGCCGGGCGGTGGCGCGGCGCGAGGACCCGTCGCGGGGCGCGGCCCGAGAAGGACGCCGGAGCCACTCCGACGAGCTCGAGCGGCCCCGGCGTGTGCCGCAGCAGCGCCGCCCCGAGCCCGCCGACGACGAGTACGACGGCCGGGTCCTGCCCCGCCGCCCCGACCGCCCCCGCGGTGCCGACGACTCCCTGCGTCGCAGCGGCGAGATCACCGACCGGCCGCGGAGCGCCCCCGACCCGGGCGAGCGCCCGCGCCGGAGCATCGACGCGCCCGACCGCCCCCGCGGCGTCGCCGACACCGGGGACCGCATGCGTCGCAGCGGCGAGATCACCGACCGGCCGCGCGGCTCGGCCGACACGGGTGACCACCTGCGTCGCAGCGGCGAGATCACGGATCGCCCGCGTGGGGTCAGCGACACCGGTGAGCGCGCCCGGACGGCGGCTCGCGCGTCGGTGCCGGTGGCCGGTCGGGCGGTCGTCGGGGAGCCGATGCGCCCCGACGCCGCCCAGCGCACGTCGGGTCGGATCGTGTCGGTGCCGGAGCGCGCCCGTTCGGCGCGCAGCGCTCCCGCCGTGAGCCGGACCCCGACCGGTGAACCCGAGGCCATCCGCCGCATCAACCCGTTCGACCTGCCCGCGCCGCGCGGCTACTCGCACGCGACGATCGCGACCGGCCAACTCGTCTTCCTGGCCGCGCAGTGCGGCGTCGACCTCGACGGCCGGATCGTCGACGGCGGGCTGGTCAGCCAGTTCGACCGCGCGGTCCAGAACCTGCTCTCCGCGCTCGCCGCCGCCGGGGGTTCGGCCGAGCACCTGGTCAGCATCACCGTCCAGGTCACCTCGATCGACGACTACAAGGCCAGCTCGCGTCCGATCGGGCACGTCTGGCGCGCCCGCCTAGGCGGGCTCATGCCGGCCCTCTCGGTCAGCGAGGTTCGCCGCTTCTGGGACGCCGAGGCCGAGATCCAGATCGCGGCCCAGGCCGTGCTCCCCTAG
- a CDS encoding cytochrome P450 produces MTGSLASAPAFDPWSPEFVAWPYDVFADLRENAPVWRFERTGQWVISRHADVDALLRDRRLGRSYLHVATHEEMGHEPPADHLEPFWTLNNNGMLDREPPDHTRLRRLVSKAFTPRTVERLAPWVRSYTEGLVSQLLDAGSDGSPVDLIQTVAEPLPVAVIAEMLGIPEADRHLLRPWSADICGMYELRPSAQAQDKAVRASIEFTDYLVALAAERRQNPGDDLISALATVVDAGDQLTDPELVGTCVLLLNAGHEATVNVTGNGWWALFRNPSELARLRDGEVGVGSAIEELMRWDTPLQLFERWVLEDIEVHGVRIPRGDEVALLFGSANRDSAVFPDASRLDLGRTPNPHISFSAGIHYCLGAPLARLELGTSFETMLRRVPGLSLAEEPRWKGGFVIRGLDALQVTV; encoded by the coding sequence ATGACCGGTTCCCTGGCTTCTGCTCCCGCGTTCGACCCGTGGTCGCCGGAGTTCGTCGCTTGGCCCTACGACGTGTTCGCCGATCTGCGTGAGAACGCGCCGGTCTGGCGGTTCGAACGCACCGGGCAGTGGGTGATCTCCCGCCACGCCGATGTCGACGCGCTGCTGCGCGATCGCCGCCTCGGCCGGTCCTACCTCCACGTAGCCACGCACGAGGAGATGGGCCACGAGCCACCGGCCGACCACCTCGAGCCGTTCTGGACGCTGAACAACAACGGGATGCTCGACCGGGAGCCGCCGGACCACACCCGGCTGCGGCGGCTGGTCTCGAAGGCGTTCACGCCGCGAACCGTGGAGCGGCTCGCCCCGTGGGTGCGTTCGTACACCGAAGGGCTGGTGTCCCAGCTGCTCGACGCGGGCTCGGACGGGTCACCGGTCGACCTGATCCAGACGGTCGCCGAGCCGCTGCCGGTGGCGGTGATCGCCGAGATGCTCGGGATCCCCGAGGCCGACCGGCATCTCCTGCGGCCCTGGTCGGCGGACATCTGCGGCATGTACGAGCTGCGTCCTTCGGCGCAAGCGCAGGACAAGGCGGTGCGTGCGAGCATCGAGTTCACCGACTACCTGGTCGCGCTGGCCGCCGAGCGTCGCCAGAACCCCGGCGACGACCTGATCAGCGCGCTGGCGACCGTGGTGGACGCCGGTGACCAGCTGACCGACCCCGAGCTGGTCGGAACGTGCGTCCTGCTGCTCAACGCCGGGCACGAGGCGACGGTGAACGTCACCGGCAACGGGTGGTGGGCGCTGTTCCGCAACCCGTCCGAGCTGGCCCGGCTGCGTGACGGCGAGGTGGGGGTGGGCAGCGCGATCGAGGAGCTGATGCGGTGGGACACGCCGCTTCAGCTGTTCGAGCGCTGGGTGCTCGAGGACATCGAGGTGCACGGGGTCCGGATCCCGCGCGGCGACGAGGTGGCGCTGCTGTTCGGGTCGGCCAACCGGGATTCGGCGGTGTTCCCCGACGCTTCCCGGCTCGATCTCGGGCGGACCCCGAACCCGCACATCTCGTTCAGCGCCGGCATTCACTACTGCCTGGGTGCGCCGCTGGCCCGGCTGGAGCTCGGCACGTCGTTCGAGACGATGTTGCGCCGTGTGCCGGGGCTGTCACTGGCCGAGGAGCCCCGCTGGAAAGGCGGGTTCGTCATCCGCGGACTGGACGCTCTGCAGGTCACGGTGTGA
- a CDS encoding SAM-dependent methyltransferase, whose amino-acid sequence MAVSWRSAAQDALYGSAGFYVVNRPAAHFRTSVHAAADLFADAIGELLARVDHALERPDPLDLVDVGAGGGELLSALSVPSGMARRLRLTAVERGPRPPGVGYRWGPEIPPVTGLLVANEWLDNVPVDVACRDESGADRLVLVSPSGDESLGDVVSGDDAAWLARWWPLRSPGDRAEIGSARDAAWAAAAGRVRRGLAVAVDYGHVAGARPAGGTLTGYRDGRQVPPVPDGSCDLTAHVAMDSLAPGAVLRRQRDVLRALGVSGGLPPRELASADPARYLRALGSASRAAELLAPDGLGSFYWLLGEHGLGRDLDLGLGVPEAANLADREGRHEPA is encoded by the coding sequence GTGGCGGTTTCGTGGCGGTCGGCGGCGCAGGACGCGTTGTACGGGTCGGCCGGGTTCTACGTCGTGAACCGACCGGCGGCCCATTTCCGCACGTCGGTGCACGCGGCGGCGGACCTGTTCGCGGACGCGATCGGGGAGCTGCTCGCGCGGGTCGACCACGCGCTGGAGCGGCCGGATCCGCTCGACCTGGTGGACGTCGGGGCCGGCGGTGGAGAGTTGCTCTCCGCGCTCTCGGTGCCCTCGGGGATGGCGCGGCGGCTGCGGCTGACCGCGGTGGAGCGCGGACCGCGCCCGCCGGGCGTCGGATACCGGTGGGGCCCGGAGATTCCCCCGGTGACCGGGCTGCTCGTGGCGAACGAGTGGCTCGACAACGTGCCGGTGGACGTGGCGTGCCGGGACGAGTCCGGGGCCGACCGGCTGGTGCTGGTGTCGCCGTCGGGCGACGAATCGCTCGGGGACGTCGTCTCGGGGGACGACGCGGCCTGGCTCGCCCGGTGGTGGCCGCTGCGGTCACCCGGAGACCGGGCCGAGATCGGGTCGGCGCGCGACGCCGCCTGGGCCGCGGCTGCGGGGCGGGTACGGCGCGGGCTGGCCGTCGCCGTCGACTACGGGCACGTGGCCGGTGCGCGGCCGGCCGGCGGGACGCTCACCGGGTACCGCGACGGGCGGCAGGTGCCGCCGGTGCCCGACGGGAGCTGCGACCTCACCGCGCACGTGGCGATGGATTCGCTCGCACCCGGTGCGGTGCTGCGGCGCCAGCGTGACGTGCTGCGCGCGCTCGGCGTCTCCGGTGGGTTGCCGCCACGCGAGCTGGCGAGCGCCGACCCGGCGCGGTACCTGCGTGCGCTCGGCTCGGCGTCCCGGGCCGCCGAGCTGCTGGCGCCCGACGGCCTGGGATCGTTCTACTGGCTGCTAGGGGAGCACGGCCTGGGCCGCGATCTGGATCTCGGCCTCGGCGTCCCAGAAGCGGCGAACCTCGCTGACCGAGAGGGCCGGCATGAGCCCGCCTAG
- a CDS encoding ABC transporter permease, protein MSAAKQYALVPGAFVPVPTLRPRTAAADVPALTTGFPTGRLFRSELRLMFGRRRNLAALAMLAAVPVVIAVAVRWSGPRTGGEGPAFLSLVNGNGLFVALTALTVALPLFLPLAVSSTAADAIAGEASLGTLRYLLTVPVSRTRLLLTKFAAVVTYTFVAILVIAAAGAGIGLLLFGAGPAALLSGAQVGLGEAMLRLGMVCVYLTLCLVALAAVGLFVSTLTEQPIGATIAVVATAITSQILGAVPQLEVIHPILLTNYWTAFGELLRDPISYGALAPGLISALAWTAVFASAAWARFGSKDVA, encoded by the coding sequence ATGTCAGCGGCTAAGCAGTACGCGTTGGTGCCCGGAGCGTTCGTGCCGGTACCGACGCTGCGTCCGCGCACCGCGGCCGCCGACGTTCCGGCACTCACCACCGGGTTCCCGACGGGGCGATTGTTCCGGTCGGAGCTGCGGCTGATGTTCGGGCGGCGCCGCAACCTGGCCGCCCTGGCCATGCTCGCGGCCGTGCCGGTCGTCATCGCGGTGGCGGTCCGGTGGTCGGGCCCCCGCACCGGCGGGGAAGGGCCGGCGTTCCTCTCGCTGGTGAACGGCAACGGGCTGTTCGTGGCGCTGACCGCGCTGACCGTCGCGCTGCCGCTGTTCCTGCCGCTGGCGGTCTCCTCGACCGCGGCAGACGCGATCGCCGGTGAGGCCTCGCTCGGCACGCTGCGGTACCTGCTGACCGTGCCGGTGAGCCGCACCCGCCTGCTGCTGACGAAGTTCGCCGCGGTCGTCACGTACACGTTCGTCGCGATCCTGGTGATCGCGGCGGCCGGCGCCGGGATCGGGCTGCTGCTCTTCGGCGCCGGGCCGGCCGCGTTGCTCTCCGGCGCCCAGGTCGGGCTGGGCGAGGCCATGCTCCGGCTCGGGATGGTCTGCGTCTACTTGACGTTGTGCCTGGTCGCGCTGGCGGCGGTCGGCCTGTTCGTCTCGACGCTCACCGAGCAGCCGATCGGGGCGACGATCGCCGTGGTGGCCACCGCGATCACGTCGCAGATCCTCGGCGCGGTGCCGCAGCTCGAGGTGATCCACCCGATCCTGCTGACGAACTACTGGACGGCCTTCGGTGAGCTGCTGCGCGACCCGATCTCCTACGGCGCGCTGGCCCCGGGGCTGATCAGCGCACTGGCCTGGACAGCGGTGTTCGCCTCGGCGGCCTGGGCGCGGTTCGGCTCGAAGGACGTCGCCTAG
- a CDS encoding NADH-quinone oxidoreductase subunit D, translated as MVLNIGPQHPSTHGVLRLRLVVDGERVISAEPIIGYMHRGAEKLFEVRDYRQILMLANRHDWLSAFSNELGVALAVERMMGIEVPERATWLRTLLAELNRVLNHLMFLGSYPLEIGAITPMFYAFRERETLQAVMEEASGGRMHYMFNRVGGVKEEVPAGWTTRARQAVADVRRRMVDIEKIIRTNDIFLARTVGIGVLEPDVAAAYGASGPVARASGLDFDLRRDEPYLAYDELADVLEVVTRTAGDCHARFEILLDQVYVSLNLADACLDRLSTVGGPVNVRLPKVVRAPEGHTYAWTENPLGINGYYLVSRGEKTPWRLKLRTASYANVQALATLLPGTLLPDLVAILGSMFFVVGDVDK; from the coding sequence ATGGTGCTCAACATCGGTCCCCAGCACCCCTCCACGCACGGTGTCCTGCGGCTGCGCCTGGTGGTCGACGGCGAGCGCGTGATCTCGGCCGAACCGATCATCGGCTACATGCACCGCGGGGCCGAGAAGCTGTTCGAGGTCCGCGACTACCGGCAGATCCTGATGCTGGCCAACCGGCACGACTGGCTGTCGGCCTTCTCGAACGAACTCGGGGTGGCGCTGGCCGTCGAACGGATGATGGGCATCGAGGTACCGGAGCGGGCCACCTGGCTGCGGACGCTGCTCGCCGAGCTCAACCGCGTGCTCAACCACCTGATGTTCCTCGGCTCGTACCCGCTGGAGATCGGCGCGATCACGCCGATGTTCTACGCGTTCCGGGAGCGCGAGACGCTGCAGGCGGTGATGGAGGAGGCCTCCGGCGGCCGGATGCACTACATGTTCAACCGGGTCGGCGGCGTCAAGGAGGAGGTCCCGGCCGGCTGGACCACCCGGGCCCGCCAGGCCGTGGCGGACGTCCGTCGCCGCATGGTCGACATCGAGAAGATCATCCGGACGAACGACATCTTCCTCGCGCGCACGGTGGGCATCGGTGTCCTGGAGCCCGACGTGGCCGCCGCGTACGGGGCGAGTGGGCCGGTCGCCCGTGCGTCCGGGCTCGACTTCGACCTGCGTCGCGACGAGCCGTACTTGGCCTACGACGAGCTCGCCGACGTGCTCGAGGTCGTCACCCGCACCGCCGGGGACTGCCACGCGCGCTTCGAGATCCTGCTGGACCAGGTGTACGTGTCGCTGAACCTGGCCGACGCCTGCCTCGACCGGTTGAGCACGGTCGGCGGCCCGGTCAACGTCCGGCTGCCGAAGGTCGTACGGGCGCCCGAGGGGCACACCTACGCGTGGACCGAGAACCCGCTCGGCATCAACGGCTACTACCTGGTCTCGCGCGGCGAGAAGACGCCGTGGCGGCTGAAGCTGCGCACCGCGTCCTACGCGAACGTCCAGGCGCTGGCGACGCTGCTGCCGGGCACGCTGCTGCCCGACCTGGTGGCGATCCTCGGATCGATGTTCTTCGTCGTCGGCGACGTCGACAAGTGA
- a CDS encoding DoxX family protein, with amino-acid sequence MARSATTSRHGRRAAEPEHQHSVFEERSVLDALWSAVVAAPTSVMPPASPDAVDTTETIEGPEAPETAEVPEGPEAPEARETAETPEAAAPHAAPGAPETTPHEAGAHEAPEPEMVDEPVVEESAPPAPGKPAPEPFVPILGRPIIPPAPKPTEPGSADEPTTEHTPRHPSEPPPRTTGPFDLSYAAAPTTNRTIWAGPRHAAPLDWGSAGAMLTIETPAAVSDAGLLLMRLVVGLTMAAHGAQKAFGMFGGAGFDATADGFSALGYTPGAMFALAAIIGELFGGLFLAAGLLTPLAAGGIIGVTVNAMVAVNLGNGFFASHDGIELPLVLSGAALGLLLAGPGRYSVDSRIPFFNGAAVQCVAAGVALLAMLTSLGAHLL; translated from the coding sequence ATGGCTCGCAGTGCCACGACGAGCAGGCACGGCCGGCGGGCGGCCGAACCCGAGCACCAGCACTCCGTGTTCGAGGAGCGGTCGGTGCTCGACGCGCTGTGGAGCGCGGTCGTGGCCGCGCCGACGAGCGTGATGCCCCCGGCCTCCCCGGACGCCGTCGACACCACCGAAACGATCGAGGGCCCGGAGGCTCCGGAGACCGCGGAGGTCCCGGAAGGCCCGGAAGCACCGGAGGCCCGGGAAACCGCGGAGACTCCGGAAGCCGCCGCGCCGCACGCAGCCCCCGGGGCACCGGAGACCACACCCCACGAAGCCGGAGCACACGAGGCCCCGGAACCGGAGATGGTCGACGAACCGGTGGTGGAGGAGTCCGCTCCGCCGGCACCCGGCAAACCCGCGCCCGAACCGTTCGTGCCGATCCTCGGCCGCCCGATCATTCCCCCGGCCCCCAAGCCGACCGAACCGGGATCGGCGGACGAGCCGACCACCGAACACACTCCCCGGCACCCGAGCGAACCACCGCCCCGCACCACCGGGCCGTTCGACCTGAGCTACGCCGCCGCACCGACCACCAACCGCACGATCTGGGCCGGTCCACGCCACGCCGCCCCGCTCGACTGGGGTTCGGCCGGCGCCATGCTCACGATCGAGACCCCGGCCGCGGTCTCCGACGCCGGCCTGCTGCTCATGCGGCTCGTCGTCGGCCTCACGATGGCCGCGCACGGGGCCCAGAAAGCGTTCGGCATGTTCGGCGGCGCCGGATTCGACGCCACCGCCGACGGCTTCTCGGCGCTGGGCTACACCCCCGGGGCGATGTTCGCGCTGGCCGCGATCATCGGCGAACTGTTCGGCGGCCTGTTCCTGGCCGCCGGCCTGCTCACCCCGCTCGCGGCCGGCGGCATCATCGGCGTGACCGTGAACGCGATGGTGGCGGTGAACCTCGGCAACGGGTTCTTCGCCAGCCACGACGGAATCGAACTGCCGCTGGTCCTGAGCGGAGCCGCGCTCGGCCTGCTGCTGGCCGGCCCCGGCCGCTACTCCGTCGACTCCCGGATCCCGTTCTTCAACGGGGCCGCCGTGCAGTGCGTGGCCGCCGGCGTCGCCCTGCTCGCAATGCTCACCAGCCTCGGCGCTCACCTGCTCTGA